CCATTCGCCATGCGAAAACGACCATTCAACCACAAAAAACAACCGTTAGCAGAAAATGGTGCACGGTAATGTGGTATAGATATTTATAATTTGAACCAAGAGATTAAGGAATGGTGAATATTAAGTAAACCGTATCAACCAATAAATAGCAAACATGTGATATAAGTGCTGCGAAGGTTAGTTTTGCTAATGCATCTGATGCATATAGAGAACTAAGGTTTATTATAAGTAAAAATTAGAAGCGGGTCCTGGGGGAATATAAAAACCGTTTCTAATTTTTTAAAAATAAAGTAAGTATTTGATGAATTAAAATGAGTCAATAACAGAATACGGTTAACGGAAGAAATATTAGCAAATTTTTAAATAAGGAGCTTGATAGATGATGACTAAGGCTGTGGAACACCGGATTGAAGATTTTACTATTAAGGAAGAACCGTTTTATATGCCCCTGGGTGATGAAATAACTATCTTTGAACAGGCCTATCAGAGCAAGCTGCCGGTAATGCTGAAGGGACCGACGGGCTGCGGCAAGACCAGGTTTCTGGAACACATGGCTTTTCGGCTGCAAAGGCCTCTGATTACAATAGCTTGTCATGAGGATCTGACCACAAGTGACCTGGTGGGGAGATATCTTTTAAAGGGTGCGGAAACGGTTTGGAATGACGGGCCGTTAACAACAGCGGTGAAGACAGGGGCCATCTGTTACCTTGATGAGGTAGTGGAGGCCCGTAAGGATACCACTGTTGTAATTCACCCGCTGACTGATAACCGGAGGGTACTGCCCATCGAAAAGAAGGGTGAGATATTGACAGCCCCTGATGATTTTATGCTGGTTGTTTCATATAACCCC
This portion of the Phosphitispora fastidiosa genome encodes:
- a CDS encoding CbbQ/NirQ/NorQ/GpvN family protein → MMTKAVEHRIEDFTIKEEPFYMPLGDEITIFEQAYQSKLPVMLKGPTGCGKTRFLEHMAFRLQRPLITIACHEDLTTSDLVGRYLLKGAETVWNDGPLTTAVKTGAICYLDEVVEARKDTTVVIHPLTDNRRVLPIEKKGEILTAPDDFMLVVSYNPGYQTFLKDLKQSTKQRFIAMDFDYPTADLEKQVVVKESGVSEDIAEKLIELAHKIRNLKNRGLEEGVSTRLLIYAGQLISERIDVMNAVRVAMIKPITDDEAMQVSLEEIALSIFS